One genomic region from Planctomycetia bacterium encodes:
- a CDS encoding PIN domain-containing protein — translation MNKALLDTDILSEVERGRNRIVLFREREYRAEWGLLTISAVTVMEIVHGHWWSGNARLLSRFMAAIGNQQVLPFTATTAELAGKIGAELDKLGAPIGPNDPMIAAAAIEHGLVLVTGNTKHYERIRQIGFPLQLANWRESDS, via the coding sequence ACTTGACACAGACATATTGTCCGAAGTGGAACGAGGTAGAAACAGAATTGTTCTGTTTCGTGAGCGTGAATATCGTGCTGAGTGGGGTTTGCTGACAATTTCTGCTGTGACCGTAATGGAAATTGTTCATGGCCACTGGTGGAGCGGCAATGCCAGGCTTTTATCCCGATTTATGGCCGCAATTGGCAACCAACAGGTTCTGCCGTTCACGGCAACAACTGCGGAGTTGGCCGGCAAGATTGGAGCGGAGTTGGACAAACTTGGCGCCCCAATCGGCCCAAATGATCCCATGATCGCCGCCGCGGCGATCGAACACGGCTTAGTCCTAGTCACCGGTAACACGAAGCACTACGAACGAATTCGACAAATAGGTTTTCCATTGCAGCTAGCGAATTGGCGTGAGTCGGACAGTTGA